A single Osmerus mordax isolate fOsmMor3 chromosome 7, fOsmMor3.pri, whole genome shotgun sequence DNA region contains:
- the ognb gene encoding osteoglycin, paralog b, with product MMDHRTLFLSIILLPWMLSSAAKNRFLEVKKPKNEIVTISDYDTLGDSDTSPVAGASTDDSELPTCLLCVCLTGSVYCEEVSPEMTAVPALPKETAYLYARYNKITKITNKDFADVATLRRIDLTGNLISEIEDGAFAKLTLLEELTLAENRLAKLPMLPAKLISFNANFNRLKTKGVKSTAFKKLDKLSYLYLGNNELEAIPPLPESLRIVHLYRNNIATISDQTFCKTNDTHYIRANMEEVRLDGNPLLLAEHPKSFLCLRALPIGNYH from the exons ATGATGGACCACAGGACTTTGTTTCTCTCCATCATTTTGCTTCCATGGATGCTCTCTTCAGCTGCAAAGAACAGATTTCTTGAAGTTAAGAAACCTAAG AATGAGATTGTGACGATATCAGACTATGATACTCTGGGAGATTCCGACACAAGTCCAGTAGCAGGAGCTTCAACAGATGACAGTG AGCTTCCCACATgcctcctgtgtgtttgtctgactgGATCTGTGTACTGTGAGGAGGTCTCCCCTGAGATGACTGCAGTTCCAGCACTGCCCAAGGAAACTGCCTATCTCTATGCACGCTACAACAAAATAACCAAAATAACCAATAAAGACTTTGCCGACGTTG CTACTCTGAGAAGAATTGATCTTACTGGAAACCTCATCTCTGAGATAGAAGATGGGGCATTTGCTAAACTGACCCTTCTGGAGGAGCTCACTCTTGCAGAGAATAGACTGGCCAAGCTACCCATGTTACCTGCCAAACTCATTTCATTCAATGCCAATTTCAACCGTCTTAAAACCAAGGGTGTAAAATCAACTGCTTTTAAG AAACTTGACAAACTGTCGTATCTTTACCTTGGGAACAATGAACTGGAGGCAATCCCACCACTACCAGAGAGTCTTCGCATCGTGCACCTATAT AGAAACAACATTGCTACCATATCAGATCAGACTTTCTGCAAAACAAATGACACTCATTACATCAGAGCCAACATGGAAGAGGTGCGACTCGACGGCAATCCACTGTTGCTGGCTGAGCATCCAAAGAGCTTCCTTTGTCTCAGGGCTCTGCCAATCGGAAATTACCACTGA
- the LOC136945847 gene encoding small integral membrane protein 4 — MFQKSQNLKYFLSLVPGKRRFGMYRFLPLFFCVGGGMEWIMINVRIGKETFYDVYRRKQSERQYEAKIKHD; from the exons ATGTTTCAGAAAAGCCAAAATTTAAAATATTTCCTGAGTCTTGTCCCAGGCAAACGTCGCTTTGGGATGTACAGATTCTTGccgttgtttttttgtgttggaGGTGGGATGGAATGGATCATGATTAACGTCAGGATTGGGAAGGAAACCTTCT ATGACGTTTACAGAAGAAAACAATCAGAGAGACAATATGAGGCGAAGATTAAGCACGATTGA
- the LOC136946142 gene encoding coiled-coil domain-containing protein 71-like, with product MNCDSEKVVQSRSQITSSGQSTLLQALRVFSPMSVDLPQNEKELVTFIEQLRGEGNKPTILKSKDVYGYKSCTSKIRPMVKLHKTVDTVGPKVQEPCKKRGKPTVDKSEINYASLSPAAKVVLKNQPKILLTNMSQETLKQTVSKPHAFVAGPSNMSTCLKLTNISGPSTGHTARLQFHTGVWTGGVTMSNSHLPLSAQPSDGAINSKKAASLRRGYSVVCSRNLDTASRVPLPHVHQNGWVLRESNGMPCWRDQKRKWVEEAEEKLSVKKSSPVWLVKTQEDLKVKQNNLRFKVIKIDDSITDDEVRRKAQKILQVNLSPVIEIQPLIAYPV from the coding sequence ATGAATTGTGATTCAGAAAAAGTTGTCCAGTCCCGGTCACAAATCACCTCATCTGGACAGTCTACTCTTCTACAGGCTCTGAGGGTGTTCAGTCCCATGTCTGTGGATCTCCCCCAAAATGAGAAGGAACTGGTCACTTTCATTGAGCAACTCAGAGGTGAGGGTAACAAGCCTACCATTCTTAAAAGCAAGGATGTATATGGATACAAATCTTGCACTTCAAAAATTAGGCCTATGGTCAAGCTGCATAAAACAGTTGACACTGTAGGCCCAAAAGTCCAGGAGCCTTGCAAAAAGAGGGGTAAACCAACAGTGGACAAGTCTGAAATAAATTATGCCTCATTAAGTCCTGCAGCTAAAGTTGTCCTGAAAAATCAACCCAAGATTCTCCTGACAAATATGTCACAGGAGACCCTAAAACAGACTGTTTCAAAACCACATGCATTTGTAGCTGGACCAAGCAATATGTCCACTTGCTTGAAACTTACCAACATAAGCGGGCCTTCTACAGGCCACACAGCAAGACTGCAGTTTCACACAGGTGTATGGACGGGAGGAGTTACTATGTCGAACTCCCATCTTCCTCTATCAGCACAGCCATCCGATGGTGCCATAAATTCAAAGAAAGCAGCATCTCTACGAAGAGGATATTCTGTAGTGTGCTCTCGCAATTTGGACACAGCTTCTAGAGTCCCTCTACCTCATGTGCATCAGAATGGATGGgttttgagggaaagcaatggAATGCCTTGTTGGAGGGACCAGAAAAGAAAGTGGGTTGAGGAGGCTGAAGAGAAACTGTCTGTGAAGAAGTCCAGTCCAGTCTGGCTGGTTAAAACACAGGAAGACCTTAAAGTTAAACAAAATAATTTAAGATTTAAAGTCATAAAGATTGATGACTCAATAACTGATGATGAGGTTAGGAGAAAAGCGCAGAAGATATTGCAAGTCAACCTGTCTCCTGTCATAGAAATTCAACCACTTATTGCCTATCCTGTGTGA
- the kctd6b gene encoding BTB/POZ domain-containing protein KCTD6 isoform X2: MDNGDWGHRMTKPVTLNVGGHLYTTSLSTLQRYPDSMLGAMFRGDFPTTRDTQGNYFIDRDGTLFRYVLNFLRTSELTLPADFTETDLLRKEADFYQIEPLIHCLNDPKPLYPLDIFEQVVELSSTRKLSKYSNPVAVIITQLTITTKVHALLEGISNNFTKWNKHMMDTRDCQVSFTFGPCDYHQEVSLRVHLMDYIMKQGFTIRNTRVHHMSERANENTVEHHWTFCRPALKTED; this comes from the exons ATGGATAATGGAGATTGGGGCCATAGG ATGACTAAACCTGTAACACTGAATGTGGGAGGCCACTTGTACACCACCTCCCTATCTACCCTGCAGCGCTACCCAGACTCGATGCTGGGAGCCATGTTCCGTGGCGATTTCCCTACAACACGTGATACCCAAGGAAACTACTTTATTGACCGTGATGGTACTCTCTTTCGGTATGTGCTGAACTTCCTGCGGACGTCAGAGCTTACTCTCCCAGCAGATTTTACAGAGACAGACCTCCTGAGAAAAGAGGCTGACTTTTACCAGATTGAGCCTCTAATCCACTGTCTTAATGACCCCAAGCCACTCTATCCCTTGGACATCTTTGAGCAGGTGGTGGAATTGTCCAGCACTAGGAAGTTGTCCAAGTACTCAAATCCAGTGGCTGTCATTATTACACAGCTTACTATTACCACCAAGGTCCATGCCCTCCTTGAAGGCATCTCTAACAACTTCACAAAATGGAACAAACATAtgatggacaccagagactgcCAGGTATCCTTTACTTTTGGACCATGTGACTATCACCAAGAGGTATCCCTAAGAGTTCACCTCATGGACTACATAATGAAGCAAGGCTTCACCATTAGGAACACTCGTGTGCATCACATGAGTGAGCGGGCCAATGAAAACACAGTGGAGCATCATTGGACATTTTGCAGGCCAGCTCTCAAGACAGAAGACTAA
- the kctd6b gene encoding BTB/POZ domain-containing protein KCTD6 isoform X1, which translates to MDNGDWGHRVSHMTKPVTLNVGGHLYTTSLSTLQRYPDSMLGAMFRGDFPTTRDTQGNYFIDRDGTLFRYVLNFLRTSELTLPADFTETDLLRKEADFYQIEPLIHCLNDPKPLYPLDIFEQVVELSSTRKLSKYSNPVAVIITQLTITTKVHALLEGISNNFTKWNKHMMDTRDCQVSFTFGPCDYHQEVSLRVHLMDYIMKQGFTIRNTRVHHMSERANENTVEHHWTFCRPALKTED; encoded by the exons ATGGATAATGGAGATTGGGGCCATAGGGTAAGTCAT ATGACTAAACCTGTAACACTGAATGTGGGAGGCCACTTGTACACCACCTCCCTATCTACCCTGCAGCGCTACCCAGACTCGATGCTGGGAGCCATGTTCCGTGGCGATTTCCCTACAACACGTGATACCCAAGGAAACTACTTTATTGACCGTGATGGTACTCTCTTTCGGTATGTGCTGAACTTCCTGCGGACGTCAGAGCTTACTCTCCCAGCAGATTTTACAGAGACAGACCTCCTGAGAAAAGAGGCTGACTTTTACCAGATTGAGCCTCTAATCCACTGTCTTAATGACCCCAAGCCACTCTATCCCTTGGACATCTTTGAGCAGGTGGTGGAATTGTCCAGCACTAGGAAGTTGTCCAAGTACTCAAATCCAGTGGCTGTCATTATTACACAGCTTACTATTACCACCAAGGTCCATGCCCTCCTTGAAGGCATCTCTAACAACTTCACAAAATGGAACAAACATAtgatggacaccagagactgcCAGGTATCCTTTACTTTTGGACCATGTGACTATCACCAAGAGGTATCCCTAAGAGTTCACCTCATGGACTACATAATGAAGCAAGGCTTCACCATTAGGAACACTCGTGTGCATCACATGAGTGAGCGGGCCAATGAAAACACAGTGGAGCATCATTGGACATTTTGCAGGCCAGCTCTCAAGACAGAAGACTAA